The Candidatus Omnitrophota bacterium genome has a segment encoding these proteins:
- the sufB gene encoding Fe-S cluster assembly protein SufB translates to MSDIVKQKELEDNKLSGGEYRYGFFTDIEAETVPKGLNEETVRLISAKKKEPEWMLEWRLKAFRHWQKMTEPQWPNFEYGPIDYQDLYYYSAPKQKNENPKNLGEVDEELLKTFDRLGIPLTEQKRLTGVAVDAVFDSISVGTTHQSELAKLGVIFCSMSEAVLNHPDLVKKYMGSVVPAADNFFAALNSAVFSDGSFCYIPKGVHCPLELSTYFRINAENTGQFERTLIVAEDDSYVSYLEGCTAPMRDTHQLHAAVVELVALNNAEIKYSTVQNWYSGDKEGKGGIYNFVTKRGKCVGVNSKISWTQVEAGSAITWKYPSVILQGDNSVGKFYSVALTSHRMTADTGTKMIHIGKNTKSTIVSKGIASEYANNSYRGLVKIMPSAEGARNFSQCDSMLVGNRCSANTFPYIEVKNNTAVVEHEASTSKINAEQMFYLRSRGLDLEEAISLIINGFCKDVFKELPLEFSVEAIKLLEMKLEGSVG, encoded by the coding sequence ATGAGCGACATCGTCAAACAAAAAGAGTTGGAAGACAACAAACTCTCGGGCGGCGAGTACCGTTACGGCTTTTTTACGGACATTGAGGCCGAAACCGTGCCCAAGGGCCTTAACGAAGAAACTGTGCGTCTGATCTCCGCCAAAAAGAAAGAGCCGGAATGGATGCTCGAGTGGCGCTTGAAGGCCTTTCGCCACTGGCAGAAAATGACCGAGCCCCAATGGCCCAATTTTGAGTATGGCCCCATTGATTATCAGGACCTGTATTATTACTCGGCGCCCAAGCAGAAAAATGAAAATCCTAAGAACCTGGGGGAGGTTGACGAGGAATTGCTCAAGACCTTTGACCGTCTTGGTATCCCTTTGACCGAACAGAAGCGTTTGACCGGGGTGGCCGTGGACGCGGTTTTTGACAGCATTTCCGTGGGGACAACCCATCAAAGTGAATTGGCCAAGTTGGGGGTCATTTTTTGCTCCATGTCCGAGGCCGTCTTGAACCATCCTGATCTGGTCAAAAAATATATGGGCTCTGTCGTGCCCGCGGCTGACAATTTCTTCGCGGCGCTCAACTCCGCGGTTTTCAGCGATGGGTCATTCTGCTACATTCCCAAAGGCGTGCATTGTCCTTTGGAACTCTCAACGTATTTTCGCATCAACGCGGAAAACACCGGGCAGTTTGAACGCACCCTGATCGTGGCCGAAGATGACAGTTATGTCAGTTATCTGGAAGGGTGCACCGCGCCCATGCGCGACACCCATCAATTGCACGCCGCGGTCGTGGAGCTGGTGGCTTTGAACAATGCCGAGATCAAATATTCCACGGTGCAAAACTGGTATTCCGGCGACAAAGAGGGCAAGGGCGGCATTTACAATTTCGTGACCAAGCGCGGCAAATGCGTGGGGGTCAATTCCAAGATCTCCTGGACCCAGGTGGAAGCGGGCAGTGCCATCACCTGGAAATATCCCTCGGTCATTCTGCAGGGGGACAATTCCGTCGGGAAATTCTATTCGGTGGCCCTGACCAGCCATCGCATGACCGCGGACACCGGCACCAAGATGATCCATATCGGCAAAAATACCAAAAGCACCATTGTGTCCAAGGGCATCGCTTCCGAATATGCCAACAACAGTTACCGGGGTTTGGTTAAGATCATGCCGTCGGCCGAAGGGGCGCGCAATTTTTCCCAATGCGACTCCATGCTGGTGGGCAACCGCTGCAGCGCCAATACCTTTCCTTATATTGAGGTGAAAAACAACACCGCGGTGGTGGAGCATGAGGCCTCAACATCCAAGATCAACGCCGAACAGATGTTTTATCTGCGTTCGCGCGGGCTGGACTTGGAAGAGGCGATCTCGCTCATCATCAACGGATTTTGCAAGGATGTTTTTAAGGAATTGCCGCTTGAGTTTTCCGTTGAGGCGATCAAATTACTGGAAATGAAATTGGAAGGCAGCGTAGGTTAA
- the metW gene encoding methionine biosynthesis protein MetW: METLRADHKLILEMIEPDSHVLDLGCGDGELLSLLMKRRHCRATGIEINEKAIYKCIEHGVTVSHGDIDSGLEDYGDQRFDYVILNESLQEVLNPDKVIKEALRVGKKVIVGIPNFCHISARLQIFFLGKVPVTKGLPYKWYNTPNLRFLSIKDFRQFCAERGIIVERERAIGASREVFFARNIFAYAAIFLLRK, from the coding sequence ATGGAAACCTTGCGCGCTGACCACAAACTCATTTTAGAAATGATCGAACCCGACAGCCATGTGCTGGATCTGGGCTGCGGGGACGGCGAACTTTTGTCCTTGCTCATGAAGCGCCGGCATTGCCGGGCCACGGGCATTGAGATCAATGAGAAAGCCATTTACAAATGCATTGAACACGGAGTCACGGTGTCGCACGGGGACATTGATTCGGGTCTGGAGGATTACGGGGACCAGCGTTTTGATTATGTCATTCTCAACGAAAGTTTACAGGAGGTCTTAAATCCCGACAAAGTCATCAAGGAGGCCCTGCGGGTGGGAAAGAAGGTCATCGTCGGCATCCCGAATTTCTGCCATATCTCGGCGCGCCTGCAGATCTTTTTTCTGGGCAAGGTGCCGGTGACCAAGGGTTTGCCTTATAAGTGGTACAATACGCCCAACTTGCGTTTTTTGAGCATCAAGGACTTCCGTCAGTTTTGCGCGGAGCGGGGGATCATCGTGGAGCGCGAGAGGGCCATCGGGGCCAGCCGGGAAGTGTTCTTTGCGCGCAACATTTTCGCGTACGCCGCGATCTTCCTCTTGCGCAAATGA
- a CDS encoding NifU family protein, translated as MDIRILIQSTPNPNALKFVLNIPVKTEGKVTYKNADQAGQNPMAAAIFTVPNVTEVYFFDNYVTVTQDGNADWDAIEEQIKRLILDHAENHDPDFKVEEAQKPAPVSDNPDIQKINEILDRTIRPALQMDGGDLHVISYDGSVLGVTYQGACGSCPSSSAGTLKAIENILKDEFSPGITVEIAS; from the coding sequence ATGGACATCAGGATCTTGATCCAAAGCACGCCGAACCCGAACGCTTTGAAGTTCGTGCTCAATATCCCGGTTAAAACCGAGGGTAAGGTCACGTATAAAAACGCTGACCAGGCCGGGCAAAATCCTATGGCCGCGGCGATCTTTACCGTGCCCAATGTCACGGAAGTGTATTTTTTTGACAATTATGTCACGGTCACCCAGGACGGCAACGCCGATTGGGACGCCATTGAAGAGCAGATCAAGCGCCTGATCCTTGACCATGCTGAAAATCATGACCCGGATTTTAAGGTGGAAGAGGCCCAGAAACCGGCCCCGGTATCGGACAACCCGGACATTCAGAAGATCAATGAGATCCTGGACCGCACCATCCGTCCGGCCCTGCAGATGGACGGCGGGGACCTGCACGTGATCAGTTACGACGGGAGCGTGCTGGGGGTCACTTATCAGGGCGCTTGCGGGTCATGCCCCAGTTCTTCCGCGGGAACGTTAAAGGCCATTGAAAATATTTTAAAGGACGAGTTCAGTCCCGGGATCACCGTGGAGATCGCGAGTTAA
- the sufD gene encoding Fe-S cluster assembly protein SufD: MMTQERRYPLRIDGLDEYQEKLIDASPAWLKALRRRSVALFTEAGLPTVKEEEWKYTPLVDVFNRHLRVAVDPVSVDEAKLHVYQDEGDIHVVLVNGVFNAQLSGLDRLPKGLSILSFHEAAGRHSQEMELLTARLTPNDSKAFVSLNHALFTDGVFVRVEENAVIEPLIHIIHATACDEPDVMVFPRCMVIVGKNAQASIMESHVSLDAEVYVSDALTDIRIGEGAVVHYCKAEAENAGSVHIAATRIWQEGASTLESFAFAHGALLTRNNLSILLKGEGANTVMNGFYAIDGQQHVDNHTFLDIQHPNCTTFQFYKGLLNGAGHAVFNGKIYVHPEAQKTNAYQLNKHLLLGAEARVDTKPQLEIFADDVKCTHGATIGQLSEDEVFYLQSRCINRTKAVQLLSKGFMDDIINTVKSLPIRRKLNKLLSVKFPEVKL, translated from the coding sequence ATGATGACTCAAGAACGGCGATATCCTTTGCGCATTGATGGCCTGGACGAATACCAGGAAAAGCTGATCGATGCTTCCCCGGCATGGCTCAAAGCCCTGCGCCGTCGGAGTGTGGCCCTTTTTACCGAAGCAGGCCTGCCCACGGTCAAGGAGGAGGAATGGAAGTATACGCCTCTGGTGGATGTTTTTAACCGTCATTTGCGCGTGGCTGTTGACCCTGTGTCCGTGGATGAGGCGAAGTTGCACGTTTATCAGGATGAAGGCGATATCCACGTTGTTTTGGTCAATGGGGTCTTCAACGCCCAACTCTCCGGATTAGACCGCCTGCCTAAGGGGCTGTCCATTTTGTCTTTCCATGAAGCCGCCGGCCGTCACTCGCAAGAAATGGAACTGCTCACCGCGCGGCTGACACCCAATGACTCCAAGGCCTTTGTTTCTTTGAACCACGCGCTTTTTACTGACGGTGTTTTTGTGCGTGTTGAGGAGAATGCCGTCATTGAACCGCTCATCCATATCATCCACGCGACGGCCTGCGATGAGCCGGATGTCATGGTTTTTCCGCGCTGCATGGTCATCGTGGGCAAGAACGCGCAGGCCTCCATCATGGAAAGCCACGTTTCCCTGGACGCGGAAGTGTATGTCAGTGACGCGCTCACCGATATCCGCATCGGCGAGGGGGCCGTTGTCCACTATTGCAAGGCCGAAGCCGAAAATGCCGGCTCTGTCCATATCGCCGCGACCCGCATCTGGCAGGAGGGCGCCAGCACCCTGGAATCGTTTGCCTTTGCCCACGGGGCGCTGTTGACGCGCAACAATCTTTCCATCCTGCTTAAAGGCGAGGGGGCCAACACCGTGATGAACGGATTTTACGCCATTGACGGTCAACAGCACGTGGACAATCACACGTTTTTGGACATCCAGCATCCTAATTGCACCACTTTTCAATTCTATAAAGGGCTTCTCAATGGCGCCGGCCACGCGGTGTTCAACGGCAAGATCTATGTGCATCCCGAAGCGCAGAAGACCAACGCGTATCAGTTGAACAAACATTTGTTGTTAGGGGCCGAGGCGCGGGTGGACACCAAACCCCAACTGGAGATCTTTGCCGACGACGTCAAATGCACCCACGGCGCCACCATCGGCCAGTTGAGCGAGGACGAGGTCTTTTATCTGCAAAGCCGCTGTATCAACCGGACCAAGGCGGTGCAGTTATTGTCCAAAGGGTTCATGGACGATATCATCAATACGGTCAAGTCCTTGCCCATCCGCCGCAAACTGAATAAACTTTTGTCCGTCAAATTTCCGGAAGTTAAACTTTAG
- a CDS encoding Rrf2 family transcriptional regulator: MFKINRKLEYALISLRHMSAKAPGQLTSAKEICDIYNTPFDPTSRVLQIMAQHEIVRAEQGAHGGYQILKDLSKVSLQDLTQMIEGPLEIVNCFHGNYSHCDITASCNVISPMLNLNERIAGFFKNINVQELIQSRNQGEKQIRSKPIAVGQE; the protein is encoded by the coding sequence ATGTTTAAAATAAACCGTAAATTGGAGTACGCGCTCATCTCCCTGCGGCACATGAGCGCCAAGGCGCCGGGGCAATTGACGTCGGCCAAGGAGATCTGCGACATTTACAATACGCCGTTTGACCCGACCTCGCGCGTTTTACAGATCATGGCCCAGCACGAGATCGTGCGCGCCGAGCAGGGCGCCCATGGCGGGTATCAGATCCTCAAAGACCTTTCCAAGGTCAGTCTGCAGGACCTCACACAGATGATCGAGGGGCCTCTGGAGATCGTCAACTGTTTCCACGGCAATTATTCGCATTGCGACATTACGGCCAGCTGTAACGTGATCTCGCCGATGCTGAATCTCAACGAGAGGATCGCGGGATTCTTTAAGAACATCAACGTTCAGGAACTCATTCAATCGCGCAATCAGGGCGAAAAACAGATCCGCAGCAAGCCTATCGCTGTGGGTCAGGAATAA
- the nadA gene encoding quinolinate synthase NadA, which translates to MLKTTHITAEDLYEKLKNIKVGGTVCHYSLKKCEELTPIINEINELKEEKNAVILAHSYISPEIIYGVSDFVGDSYKLSRDAMTTKASTIVFTAVRFMGETAKILNPEKEVLIPAPLDGCTLADSINASQVRDLRKQYPGYTFVCYINTTAEVKAECDVCVTSSNVYKIVENIANDKIYFLPDKLMGQNLKNAMERRGIKKDIRFYSGTCYVHETYNIEDILKIRLEYPLAKIVSHPECNAAVVDNSDFVGSTEQMLGFMRETETKEFLMLTECGLSSRLQSEFPDKKLVGSCTMCKYMKSNTLEDILRVLKDPLPKDRVVFNEDIRLRALKSIEAMFRYAQPS; encoded by the coding sequence ATGCTGAAAACCACGCACATCACAGCCGAAGACCTCTACGAAAAACTTAAGAACATTAAGGTCGGGGGGACCGTGTGTCATTATTCGCTTAAGAAATGCGAAGAACTGACCCCCATTATCAATGAAATTAATGAACTTAAGGAAGAGAAGAACGCCGTCATTCTGGCGCATTCCTACATCAGCCCCGAGATCATTTACGGGGTCAGCGATTTCGTCGGGGATTCCTACAAATTAAGCCGTGATGCCATGACCACCAAGGCCTCGACCATTGTCTTTACCGCGGTGCGGTTCATGGGCGAGACAGCCAAGATCCTCAACCCTGAAAAAGAGGTCTTGATCCCGGCACCCTTGGACGGATGCACGCTGGCGGATTCCATCAACGCATCCCAGGTCCGCGATCTGCGCAAACAATATCCGGGCTATACCTTCGTCTGCTACATCAATACCACCGCCGAGGTCAAAGCCGAATGCGATGTCTGTGTCACGTCGTCCAACGTTTATAAGATCGTTGAAAATATCGCCAATGACAAAATTTATTTCCTGCCGGACAAGCTCATGGGCCAGAATCTTAAGAACGCCATGGAACGCCGCGGCATCAAAAAGGACATCCGTTTTTACAGCGGTACTTGCTACGTGCACGAGACGTATAACATTGAGGACATTTTGAAGATCCGCCTGGAATACCCCCTTGCCAAGATCGTCAGCCATCCCGAATGCAACGCCGCGGTGGTGGACAATTCCGATTTCGTGGGAAGCACCGAGCAAATGCTCGGATTCATGCGCGAAACCGAGACCAAAGAATTTTTGATGCTCACCGAATGCGGCCTGTCCAGCCGCCTGCAGTCGGAATTCCCCGACAAGAAACTGGTCGGCAGCTGCACCATGTGCAAATACATGAAATCCAACACCCTTGAGGACATCCTGCGGGTCCTTAAAGATCCGTTGCCCAAAGACCGCGTCGTTTTCAACGAGGATATCCGCCTGCGCGCCCTCAAAAGCATTGAGGCGATGTTCCGTTACGCCCAACCCTCTTAA
- the sufC gene encoding Fe-S cluster assembly ATPase SufC: MLEIKDLHAGIEGKEILAGVNLKVNAGEVHAIMGPNGSGKSTLSKVLAGHPQYQVTSGTITYEVNFKKINLTELEPDQRALEGIFLAFQYPVEIPGVPTSVFLRAAFNAICRHQGANEMDPIDFDKYLREKMKLLHMDEQYIDRPVNVDFSGGEKKRNEILQMAVLNPRLAVLDETDSGLDIDSMKIVADGVNKLQRKDNAIVLITHYQRLLNYIQPDFVHIMIDGKIVRSEGKELALEVESRGYDWLVK; this comes from the coding sequence ATGTTGGAAATTAAGGATTTACACGCAGGCATAGAAGGCAAAGAGATCCTGGCAGGGGTCAACCTTAAGGTCAATGCCGGCGAGGTGCACGCCATCATGGGCCCCAACGGGTCGGGCAAAAGCACCTTGTCCAAGGTGTTGGCCGGCCATCCGCAGTATCAGGTGACGTCGGGGACCATCACGTATGAGGTCAATTTCAAGAAGATCAATTTGACCGAACTTGAGCCGGACCAGCGCGCGCTGGAAGGCATATTTCTGGCTTTTCAGTATCCTGTGGAGATCCCTGGCGTGCCGACATCGGTGTTTTTAAGGGCCGCGTTCAATGCCATTTGCCGCCATCAGGGCGCCAATGAAATGGACCCCATTGATTTTGACAAATATTTGCGCGAAAAAATGAAACTCCTGCACATGGATGAGCAGTACATTGACCGTCCGGTGAACGTGGATTTTTCCGGCGGGGAGAAAAAGCGCAATGAGATCCTGCAGATGGCGGTCCTGAATCCGCGTCTGGCTGTTCTGGACGAGACCGATTCGGGGCTGGACATTGATTCCATGAAGATCGTGGCGGACGGCGTCAATAAATTGCAGCGCAAGGACAATGCCATTGTCCTCATCACCCATTATCAGCGGCTTTTGAATTACATACAGCCCGATTTTGTCCACATCATGATCGATGGAAAGATCGTCAGGTCCGAGGGCAAGGAACTGGCCCTGGAAGTGGAAAGCCGCGGCTATGACTGGTTGGTTAAATAA
- a CDS encoding CDGSH iron-sulfur domain-containing protein, translated as MDNHNHPYVMTLKPGRYVWCACGLSQKQPFCDGSHSSTNMRPMFVEITEEKQVAWCGCKTSGNKPFCDGSHKKLAA; from the coding sequence ATGGACAACCACAATCATCCTTATGTCATGACCCTAAAGCCGGGCCGCTACGTCTGGTGCGCCTGCGGGCTGTCGCAAAAACAGCCGTTCTGCGACGGGTCGCACTCCTCCACAAATATGAGGCCGATGTTCGTGGAGATCACGGAAGAAAAACAGGTGGCCTGGTGCGGCTGTAAAACAAGCGGCAATAAACCGTTCTGCGACGGCAGCCACAAAAAACTCGCGGCCTGA
- the lhgO gene encoding L-2-hydroxyglutarate oxidase yields the protein MPKYDFIIIGAGIIGLTTAHALKTRKLSARIVVIDKENAPAFHASGRNSGVLHAGFYYTADSLKAKFTVEGNRQMKAYARSKGLAVNECGKLVVAQNEYELGQLDELLLRGQRNGANVRLIDEYKARELEPNVRTHQKALHSPDTASIDPKAVCRALKEDLTGAGVEFVFGAKYLSHTGHVIHTTEGDFEAQRIINCAGLYADKIAQDFGFGKKYTMIPFKGLYLKYTKNKTDVRMHIYPVPNLKNPFLGVHFTKTVDGTIKIGPTAIPALWRENYDLKTGFQPTEMAKVLFYESKLFLTNAFGFRDLALEETRKYDKKYFIGLAAQMVQNIDPKGFTEFTPPGIRAQLLDKETLSLVQDFVVEGDSVSTHVLNAVSPAFTCAFPFSKYIVDQYLGA from the coding sequence ATGCCTAAATACGATTTTATCATCATCGGCGCTGGCATCATCGGCCTGACAACGGCCCACGCGCTCAAAACCCGCAAGCTTTCGGCCCGCATTGTCGTCATTGACAAGGAAAACGCTCCGGCTTTTCACGCGTCGGGGCGTAACAGCGGAGTTTTGCACGCCGGGTTTTATTACACCGCCGACAGTTTAAAAGCCAAATTCACCGTTGAGGGAAACCGGCAGATGAAGGCCTATGCGCGCTCCAAGGGTCTTGCTGTTAATGAATGCGGCAAATTGGTCGTTGCCCAAAATGAATATGAATTGGGCCAGCTCGACGAGTTATTGCTCCGCGGTCAGCGCAATGGGGCCAATGTGCGTTTGATCGACGAGTACAAAGCGCGCGAACTGGAACCCAATGTGCGCACCCATCAAAAGGCCCTGCATTCGCCGGACACCGCCAGCATTGACCCTAAAGCGGTGTGCCGGGCCTTGAAAGAAGACCTCACCGGAGCCGGGGTGGAGTTTGTGTTCGGCGCAAAATATTTAAGCCATACCGGTCATGTCATTCACACCACGGAGGGGGATTTTGAGGCCCAAAGGATCATCAATTGCGCCGGGCTGTACGCGGACAAGATCGCGCAGGATTTCGGTTTCGGGAAAAAATACACCATGATCCCCTTTAAGGGCCTGTATTTGAAATACACCAAGAACAAGACGGACGTGCGCATGCATATTTATCCGGTGCCCAATTTGAAAAACCCGTTTTTGGGGGTGCATTTTACCAAGACCGTGGACGGCACCATCAAAATAGGCCCGACCGCCATCCCGGCGCTGTGGCGGGAGAATTATGACCTTAAAACCGGTTTTCAGCCCACGGAAATGGCCAAGGTGCTCTTTTATGAAAGCAAATTATTTCTGACCAATGCCTTTGGGTTTCGGGACCTGGCTTTGGAAGAGACCCGTAAATATGATAAAAAATATTTTATAGGGTTGGCCGCCCAAATGGTACAGAACATTGATCCCAAAGGATTCACGGAATTCACCCCGCCCGGGATCCGGGCCCAATTGCTGGACAAGGAAACCCTTTCCCTGGTCCAGGATTTCGTTGTGGAAGGGGACAGCGTCAGCACCCACGTCTTAAACGCCGTATCGCCTGCCTTTACCTGTGCCTTCCCATTCTCTAAGTACATTGTAGATCAATACCTTGGCGCATAA
- a CDS encoding 4a-hydroxytetrahydrobiopterin dehydratase produces MELAKKKCLPCEGIGRAFDRAEAQAGLKEIPGWYLSDDAKSIWREFVMKDFVAAVEFVNAIAPIAEAEGHHPDLHLTGYRKLRIDLNTHALGGITENDLILAAKINTLSPRLAKG; encoded by the coding sequence ATGGAACTGGCCAAGAAAAAATGTTTGCCGTGCGAAGGGATCGGACGCGCGTTTGACCGCGCCGAGGCCCAGGCGGGCTTGAAGGAAATACCCGGGTGGTATTTGTCGGATGACGCCAAAAGCATCTGGCGGGAATTTGTCATGAAGGATTTTGTCGCTGCGGTGGAGTTTGTCAATGCCATAGCACCCATCGCCGAGGCCGAAGGCCATCATCCGGACCTTCATTTGACCGGTTACCGCAAACTGCGCATTGACCTAAATACGCATGCGCTTGGCGGGATTACGGAGAATGACCTCATTTTGGCGGCAAAGATCAACACGCTTAGTCCTCGACTGGCAAAGGGGTGA
- a CDS encoding homoserine O-acetyltransferase, which produces MNDSFVEPQYFTFGHPPDELVLKSGLKLGPVTLAYETYGRLNTAKSNAILVFHALTGDAHAAGVHKDSKNPGWWDAMIGPGKAFDTAKYFVICVNVIGGCKGSTGPASINPATNKPYGLSFPVVTIEDMVAAQKRLIDHLGIKQLLCVTGGSMGGLQALKWSLLYPDTVRSAILIATNYRHTAQQIALHEVARQAIMSDPDWQGGDYYGKSVPARGLAVSRMIGHITYMSERSMDEKFGRKLKGKEKLGYDFSHDFEVESYLKYRSDNFVQRFDANSYLYISKALDYFDIAEDSDLPQAFKAAACKFLIITFTSDWLYPSYQSKEMVKAMKANHLDVSFIEIETDYGHDSFLVEIEGQSKLVKSFLGNLPV; this is translated from the coding sequence ATGAACGACTCGTTCGTCGAACCTCAATATTTTACGTTCGGTCATCCCCCGGATGAACTGGTCCTTAAAAGCGGGCTCAAACTCGGGCCCGTCACCCTGGCCTATGAGACCTATGGGCGGCTTAACACCGCCAAGAGCAATGCCATCCTTGTTTTTCACGCTTTGACCGGTGACGCCCACGCGGCAGGGGTGCATAAGGATTCCAAAAACCCCGGCTGGTGGGACGCGATGATCGGGCCGGGCAAGGCCTTTGACACGGCCAAGTATTTTGTCATTTGCGTCAATGTCATCGGCGGATGCAAGGGAAGCACGGGCCCGGCGTCCATCAATCCCGCCACCAACAAGCCCTACGGTTTGAGTTTTCCCGTCGTGACCATTGAAGACATGGTGGCGGCCCAAAAGCGGCTCATTGACCATCTGGGCATCAAGCAATTGCTCTGCGTCACCGGCGGGTCCATGGGAGGTCTGCAGGCCCTGAAATGGTCTTTGCTTTACCCGGACACCGTGCGCTCGGCCATTTTGATCGCCACCAATTACCGTCACACCGCCCAGCAGATCGCTTTGCACGAGGTGGCGCGTCAGGCCATCATGTCCGACCCGGACTGGCAGGGCGGCGATTATTACGGCAAAAGCGTCCCGGCCCGGGGCCTGGCGGTCTCGCGCATGATAGGTCACATCACCTACATGAGCGAGCGGTCCATGGATGAAAAATTCGGCCGCAAACTCAAAGGGAAGGAAAAACTCGGCTACGATTTTTCGCATGATTTTGAGGTGGAAAGCTATCTCAAATACCGCAGTGACAATTTCGTCCAGCGTTTTGACGCCAACAGTTATCTGTACATTTCCAAGGCGCTGGATTATTTTGACATCGCTGAGGATTCAGACCTGCCGCAGGCGTTCAAGGCCGCGGCTTGCAAATTCCTGATCATCACCTTCACGTCGGACTGGCTGTATCCGTCGTATCAAAGCAAAGAAATGGTCAAGGCCATGAAAGCCAACCATCTGGACGTGTCGTTCATCGAAATAGAGACCGATTACGGCCATGATTCGTTTTTGGTGGAAATTGAAGGCCAGTCAAAATTAGTCAAAAGCTTTTTGGGGAATTTGCCTGTTTAA
- a CDS encoding cysteine desulfurase, which produces MSALDVKKIRSDFPNLHIQVHGKPLVYLDNAATTFKPHCVIEAMDAYYSQGTSNVHRGVHYLSEHATQAFEEARKTVAEFLNAAKPQEIIFTRGATESINLVAQSYGRAFLKPGDEILISHMEHHSNIVPWQILCQQTGCVLKVAPINRQGEIIWEEFLRLLGPKTKIVSVVWVSNSLGTVNPVENIIKEAHQRGAVVLVDGAQAVTHAPVDVKALDCDFFVFSGHKIFGPTGVGVLYGKEKLLDAMPPYQGGGDMIASVTFAKTTYNVLPYKFEAGTPAIAEVIGLGEALRYVQSIGFADMAAQKKELLEYGTQVLSAIPGVTLIGTAKEKTSIISFIVEGIHPHDLGTLVDEEGVAIRTGHHCTQPVMDFFGVPATARASMAFYNTKEELDVLAKAIHKAKEVFHA; this is translated from the coding sequence ATGTCTGCCCTCGATGTTAAAAAGATCCGCTCGGACTTCCCTAACCTGCACATTCAGGTGCACGGCAAGCCGCTGGTATATCTGGACAATGCGGCCACCACGTTCAAACCCCATTGTGTGATAGAGGCCATGGATGCCTATTACTCGCAAGGCACGTCCAACGTGCATCGCGGCGTGCATTATTTGAGCGAGCACGCCACCCAGGCGTTTGAAGAGGCCCGCAAGACCGTGGCGGAATTCCTGAATGCCGCCAAGCCGCAGGAGATCATTTTTACCCGCGGGGCCACGGAATCCATCAACCTTGTGGCCCAGAGTTATGGCCGCGCGTTTCTTAAACCCGGCGATGAAATTCTCATTTCCCACATGGAGCATCATTCCAATATCGTGCCCTGGCAGATCTTGTGCCAGCAAACAGGATGCGTGTTAAAGGTCGCACCCATCAACCGTCAGGGAGAGATCATTTGGGAAGAATTTTTGCGTTTGCTTGGGCCCAAGACAAAGATCGTTTCCGTCGTATGGGTGTCCAACTCTTTGGGCACGGTCAATCCCGTTGAAAATATCATTAAAGAAGCGCATCAACGCGGGGCTGTGGTGCTGGTTGACGGCGCGCAGGCGGTCACGCATGCTCCGGTGGATGTGAAGGCCCTGGATTGCGACTTTTTTGTCTTTTCCGGGCATAAAATTTTTGGGCCCACAGGTGTCGGCGTTCTGTACGGCAAGGAGAAATTGTTGGACGCCATGCCTCCGTATCAGGGCGGGGGAGACATGATCGCTTCTGTGACTTTCGCCAAAACAACGTATAATGTTCTGCCCTATAAATTTGAGGCAGGCACGCCTGCCATTGCCGAGGTCATCGGCTTGGGCGAAGCCCTGCGTTACGTGCAAAGCATCGGTTTTGCGGACATGGCCGCGCAGAAAAAAGAATTGCTGGAATACGGCACGCAGGTACTTTCCGCCATCCCCGGTGTGACCCTCATCGGCACGGCCAAGGAAAAGACATCCATCATCTCTTTTATCGTGGAGGGCATACACCCGCATGACCTGGGGACCCTCGTGGACGAAGAGGGTGTGGCCATACGCACCGGGCATCATTGCACCCAGCCGGTGATGGATTTCTTCGGTGTGCCCGCGACCGCCCGCGCGTCCATGGCTTTCTATAACACCAAAGAAGAATTAGACGTTTTGGCCAAGGCCATCCATAAAGCGAAAGAAGTTTTCCATGCGTGA